The following proteins are co-located in the Bacillus pumilus genome:
- a CDS encoding BlaI/MecI/CopY family transcriptional regulator: MKIPSFKYNEKGLNRFFGPLEGRIMEILYQGEDMPIKEVQQKLSDEKPINFNTVMTVLNRLTEKGIVEKKTKGRSSIYNPILTKEEFLNEQTKWITQGLMDDFGPLAVNHMVDAIESADPELLKVLEARLASKKEEQQNE; the protein is encoded by the coding sequence ATGAAAATTCCTTCTTTTAAATATAACGAAAAGGGATTGAATCGTTTTTTTGGTCCTTTAGAGGGAAGGATTATGGAGATTCTTTATCAAGGCGAGGATATGCCGATTAAAGAGGTACAGCAGAAGCTGTCAGATGAGAAGCCGATTAATTTCAACACGGTGATGACTGTGCTGAATCGCTTAACCGAAAAAGGAATTGTGGAAAAGAAAACAAAAGGGCGTTCATCTATTTATAATCCCATTTTAACAAAAGAAGAATTTCTAAATGAGCAAACAAAGTGGATTACGCAAGGGCTGATGGATGATTTCGGTCCACTGGCAGTGAATCATATGGTAGATGCGATTGAAAGTGCTGATCCTGAATTACTCAAAGTACTTGAAGCAAGGCTTGCATCAAAAAAAGAGGAGCAGCAAAATGAATAA
- a CDS encoding M56 family metallopeptidase: MNKMKSSLLFLGGILIGLAIFYQMGYYVLSSFFGWNQAYNLIHVCQSVLEFYGFTPLKYFLDALVLYTLGFAVFYMTKQIRKYIQFKGNMMMAVDQETTDFLSEKYANDIIVFHCHEPLAFAMGMLHPKVYLSTALMDMLDEGEIDAVVHHELHHKYSYDPLKAFAFSMLTKVIWYIPVLKHMRQSYSVFREVIADDYAIRQTGTELGVGQALLKLIKKRTQFQKQTKFAVSFGDRALNLRIQKILNPTYNIPFNVPLIPIVTSAILMVVLMIMLNLNY; encoded by the coding sequence ATGAATAAAATGAAGTCGAGTCTGCTTTTTTTAGGCGGTATATTGATTGGTTTAGCGATTTTTTATCAGATGGGGTATTATGTGCTCTCAAGCTTTTTCGGGTGGAATCAAGCATATAACCTGATCCATGTATGCCAGTCTGTTCTCGAATTCTACGGATTCACTCCTTTAAAATATTTTCTGGATGCTTTAGTTCTCTACACATTGGGATTTGCGGTTTTCTATATGACGAAGCAAATCAGAAAGTACATCCAATTCAAAGGAAATATGATGATGGCAGTCGATCAGGAAACGACCGATTTTCTATCAGAGAAATATGCAAACGACATCATTGTTTTTCATTGTCATGAACCACTTGCTTTTGCAATGGGGATGCTTCATCCAAAGGTTTACTTATCAACGGCACTTATGGACATGCTTGATGAAGGGGAGATTGATGCTGTTGTTCATCATGAATTGCATCACAAATACAGCTATGACCCTTTAAAGGCTTTCGCTTTTTCAATGCTCACAAAAGTGATTTGGTACATTCCAGTGTTAAAGCATATGAGACAAAGTTACTCCGTTTTTCGTGAAGTGATTGCAGATGACTATGCTATTCGGCAGACAGGCACGGAGCTTGGAGTGGGGCAGGCCCTCTTGAAACTCATTAAAAAGAGAACCCAGTTTCAAAAACAAACGAAGTTTGCGGTGTCCTTTGGAGATCGGGCGTTAAATTTAAGAATACAAAAGATCTTAAACCCAACATACAATATTCCTTTCAATGTACCGCTCATTCCAATCGTGACATCAGCCATCCTCATGGTGGTCTTAATGATTATGCTCAACCTAAATTACTAG
- a CDS encoding DoxX family protein yields the protein MKTNQEIGTLFVRVILGIIFFLHGLQAYQGGLGGTAAFFGQIGVPEFMAYIVKTIELVGGIALILGLGTRIFAALFVPIMAVAIITVSFSKGFVGGYEFELSLLVMALYLTLSGSNLLSIDGLLKHQQQNNEAKFH from the coding sequence ATGAAAACGAATCAAGAAATAGGAACACTTTTCGTACGCGTTATCCTAGGTATTATTTTCTTTTTACACGGGCTTCAGGCTTATCAAGGAGGGCTAGGGGGCACAGCTGCATTCTTTGGTCAAATCGGTGTGCCGGAATTTATGGCCTATATTGTGAAGACAATTGAGCTGGTCGGTGGAATTGCCCTGATTTTAGGTCTAGGAACACGTATTTTCGCAGCTTTATTTGTGCCAATTATGGCTGTGGCGATTATAACAGTTAGTTTTTCTAAAGGATTTGTTGGCGGTTATGAATTTGAACTTTCTTTATTGGTCATGGCGCTTTATTTGACACTTAGCGGAAGTAATTTACTGTCAATTGATGGGTTGTTAAAACATCAGCAGCAAAACAATGAAGCAAAATTTCATTAA